One window of Hymenobacter sp. BRD128 genomic DNA carries:
- a CDS encoding efflux RND transporter periplasmic adaptor subunit: MRFFFAALPAASRVGAAPLLLAGALALLAGCHSKTEEKGGKDAKKNNGPALVDVLVASPSAVTDSVEANGAVVANDYVELHPEVSGRLTYLQVNEGRRVSKGTVIARINDADLQATLQKIRAQLQVARLSQDRLEKLLKVQGVNQADYDLAVSQVRSAEADAAYNQALLAKTVIRAPFGGVLGLRQVSPGAYVTPATIIATLQADTKLKVDFTLPEANGGLVHPGTVVTVRFAGNPPRTYAATVQAQESQVNQTTRNLTVRALLPAGAQVSPGTFARVLVPTGTARRSVLLPTNAIMPGDKSDQVVLVKHGKAVMQDVKTGDRQEDQIAVISGLAAGDSVVTNGVLFTQPGKPVKVRKAKVKE; this comes from the coding sequence ATGCGCTTTTTTTTTGCGGCCCTGCCTGCGGCGTCCCGCGTGGGCGCGGCTCCGCTGCTGCTAGCCGGTGCGCTGGCCCTGCTGGCCGGCTGCCATTCTAAAACCGAAGAGAAAGGCGGCAAAGACGCCAAAAAGAACAACGGCCCCGCCCTCGTGGATGTGCTGGTGGCTAGCCCCTCGGCCGTGACCGATTCGGTAGAAGCCAACGGCGCCGTGGTGGCCAACGACTACGTGGAGCTGCACCCCGAGGTGAGCGGCCGCCTCACCTACCTGCAAGTAAACGAGGGCCGCCGCGTGAGCAAGGGCACCGTAATCGCCCGTATCAACGACGCCGACCTGCAGGCTACCCTGCAAAAAATCCGGGCGCAGTTGCAAGTGGCCCGCCTCTCGCAAGACCGCCTCGAAAAGCTGCTTAAAGTGCAGGGCGTGAACCAGGCCGACTACGACCTGGCCGTGAGCCAAGTGCGGAGTGCCGAGGCCGATGCCGCCTACAATCAGGCGCTGCTGGCTAAAACCGTTATTCGGGCGCCTTTCGGCGGCGTGCTGGGCCTGCGCCAGGTGAGCCCCGGCGCCTACGTCACGCCCGCTACCATCATCGCCACCTTGCAGGCCGATACCAAGCTTAAAGTTGATTTTACGCTGCCGGAGGCTAACGGGGGGCTGGTACATCCCGGCACCGTGGTCACGGTGCGCTTTGCCGGCAACCCGCCGCGCACCTACGCCGCCACCGTGCAGGCCCAGGAAAGCCAGGTCAACCAAACTACCCGCAACCTCACGGTGCGCGCCCTGCTGCCGGCCGGCGCGCAGGTGAGCCCCGGCACGTTCGCTAGGGTGCTGGTGCCCACCGGCACGGCCCGCCGCAGCGTGCTGCTGCCCACCAATGCCATCATGCCCGGCGATAAGTCGGACCAGGTGGTGCTCGTAAAACACGGCAAAGCTGTGATGCAGGACGTAAAAACCGGTGACCGTCAGGAAGACCAGATAGCCGTGATAAGTGGCCTCGCGGCTGGCGACTCGGTGGTGACGAATGGGGTGCTCTTCACCCAGCCCGGCAAGCCGGTGAAGGTGCGCAAGGCGAAGGTAAAAGAATAA
- a CDS encoding MGMT family protein has product MKKPASPPPGQTTPAPERNYFADVHEVVRLVPPGRVTSYGAVAHYLGATRGARAVGYALMASNLDAITHQKDAPVPAHRVVNRLGQLSGRHHFPTPTAMQERLEAEGVRVEDDVVVEFKKLFWNPATELG; this is encoded by the coding sequence ATGAAAAAGCCCGCTAGCCCACCCCCCGGCCAAACCACGCCCGCGCCCGAGCGCAACTACTTTGCCGACGTGCACGAGGTAGTGCGCCTGGTGCCGCCGGGCCGCGTCACGAGCTACGGCGCCGTGGCGCACTACCTGGGGGCTACGCGCGGCGCGCGGGCCGTGGGCTACGCCCTCATGGCCTCCAACCTCGATGCCATCACCCACCAAAAAGACGCGCCCGTGCCCGCGCACCGCGTCGTCAATCGGCTAGGGCAGCTCAGCGGGCGCCACCATTTTCCTACCCCCACCGCCATGCAGGAACGCCTGGAGGCCGAGGGCGTGCGGGTGGAGGACGACGTGGTAGTGGAGTTCAAGAAGCTATTCTGGAACCCGGCCACCGAACTGGGGTAG
- a CDS encoding efflux RND transporter permease subunit gives MNISELSLKRPVLATVFNLLLILFGGVGFSFLALRDYPAIDPPIISVSTSYTGANADVIENQITEPLEKQINGIPGIKSITSSSSLGSSNITVEFNLDVDLEAAASDVRDKVGQGVRSLPQDIDAPPVVSKSDANSDNILILAVQSRTKSLMDLSDFAENNLQQRFQTINGVSAINIFGQQRYAMRLWLDPAKMDAYQVSFTNVQQALNAENVEVPAGKIYGGQTELTIRTMARFSTEAQFRNLILRENKAGIVRLGDVARVVLGPESYEQAWKLNGASAVGLAIIPQPGSNYVQIADEFYKRLAEVQKENKSDIEMRVIVDNTKIVRNSIDEVLETLAISFGLVVLVIFFFFRNWLTALRPLIDIPISLIATFFVMYLAGFTINILTLLGIVLATGLVVDDGIVVTENIFRKLEEGMDIRRAALEGSKEIFFAVISTSLTLAVVFLPVIFLEGFTGRLFREFGVVVAGAVLISAFVSLTITPVLNVVLHRESSSKEGSGHGKFYDKTEPFFQGMETGYGRIVGGFLRVRGLAWVVVAACAGIIYFVGRGLPTELAPLEDRSSVRLVLTGPEGTSFDAMEKISGQVADFVRDSVPENDFVFARTPAGGSANTAQVRAGLVPPDQRKRSQEDIAKYLTKKTKRFNDARIFVVQEQTIAVGSGAKSSVPVQFVLQNTDLDKIKEALPRFLAAARQDPTFQNVDANLKFNKPEVQLTFDRLKIRDLGLTTQDVVAAVQGAFGGRRMAYFLLNGRQYQVIGQVDRNARSAPTDISRLYVTNSRGESIPLTAVVHQVENSNPSTLFHFNRLKAATLSAQLAEGKTVGDGVKAMQAIADKTLDASFSTALTGSSRDFAESSGNTAFAFMLALVLIYLLLAAQFESFRDPLTILLTVPLALAGALLSLWLMGQTLNIFSQIGMIMLIGLVTKNGILIVEFANHQRDAGLPLREAVRLAAQQRLRPILMTSLATALGALPIALSLGAASTSRKPLGTVIVGGILFSLVLTLLVIPAIYTFIGKERKPVAADAVPMPEPAEVVA, from the coding sequence ATGAATATTTCCGAGCTATCCCTGAAGCGGCCCGTGCTCGCCACGGTCTTCAACCTGCTGCTGATACTCTTCGGCGGGGTGGGCTTCTCGTTTCTGGCGCTGCGCGACTACCCGGCCATCGACCCGCCGATTATCAGCGTGAGCACCTCCTACACCGGCGCCAACGCCGACGTAATTGAGAACCAGATAACTGAGCCGCTCGAAAAGCAGATTAACGGCATTCCGGGCATTAAATCCATCACGTCGAGCTCGTCGCTAGGGTCGAGTAATATCACGGTCGAGTTCAACCTCGACGTGGATTTGGAGGCCGCTGCCTCCGACGTGCGCGACAAGGTGGGCCAGGGCGTGCGCTCGCTGCCGCAGGACATTGACGCGCCGCCGGTGGTGTCGAAGTCGGACGCCAACTCTGATAACATCCTCATCCTGGCCGTGCAAAGCCGCACCAAGAGCCTGATGGACCTGAGCGACTTTGCCGAGAACAACCTGCAGCAGCGCTTCCAGACCATCAACGGCGTGTCGGCCATCAACATCTTCGGGCAGCAGCGCTACGCCATGCGCCTGTGGCTCGACCCGGCCAAGATGGACGCCTACCAGGTGTCGTTTACCAACGTGCAGCAGGCCCTGAACGCGGAAAACGTGGAGGTGCCGGCCGGCAAAATCTACGGTGGCCAAACCGAGCTGACCATTCGCACGATGGCCCGCTTCAGCACCGAGGCCCAGTTTCGCAACCTCATCCTGCGCGAAAACAAGGCGGGTATCGTGCGCCTCGGCGACGTGGCCCGCGTGGTGCTCGGCCCCGAAAGCTACGAGCAGGCCTGGAAGCTGAACGGGGCCTCGGCCGTGGGCCTGGCCATCATCCCGCAGCCGGGCTCCAACTACGTGCAGATTGCCGACGAATTTTACAAGCGCCTGGCCGAGGTGCAGAAGGAAAACAAGTCGGACATCGAGATGCGCGTCATCGTCGATAACACGAAGATTGTGCGCAACTCGATTGATGAAGTGCTGGAAACCCTGGCTATTTCCTTCGGGCTGGTGGTGCTGGTTATCTTCTTCTTTTTCCGCAACTGGCTCACGGCCCTGCGCCCGCTCATCGACATTCCGATTTCGCTGATTGCCACGTTTTTCGTGATGTACCTGGCGGGCTTCACCATCAATATTCTCACGCTGCTCGGTATCGTGCTGGCCACCGGCCTGGTAGTGGACGATGGTATCGTGGTGACGGAGAACATTTTCCGCAAGCTCGAAGAAGGCATGGACATCCGGCGCGCAGCGCTGGAGGGCAGCAAGGAAATCTTCTTCGCCGTTATCTCGACTTCGCTGACTCTGGCGGTGGTGTTTTTGCCAGTTATTTTTCTCGAAGGTTTTACCGGGCGCTTGTTCCGCGAGTTTGGGGTAGTGGTAGCGGGCGCGGTGCTGATTTCGGCCTTCGTGTCGCTCACCATCACACCGGTGCTCAACGTGGTGCTGCACCGCGAAAGCAGCAGCAAAGAAGGCAGCGGCCACGGCAAGTTTTACGATAAAACCGAGCCCTTTTTCCAGGGCATGGAAACCGGCTACGGGCGCATCGTGGGTGGCTTTCTGCGGGTGCGGGGGCTAGCCTGGGTAGTGGTGGCCGCGTGCGCGGGCATCATCTACTTCGTGGGCCGGGGCCTGCCCACCGAGCTAGCCCCGCTCGAAGACCGCAGCAGTGTGCGCCTAGTCTTGACCGGGCCGGAGGGCACGAGCTTCGACGCGATGGAGAAAATCAGCGGGCAGGTGGCCGACTTCGTGCGCGACTCGGTGCCCGAGAATGACTTTGTTTTTGCCCGCACGCCCGCCGGCGGCAGCGCTAATACCGCCCAGGTACGCGCTGGCCTGGTGCCGCCCGACCAGCGCAAGCGCTCGCAGGAAGACATTGCCAAGTACTTGACCAAGAAGACCAAGCGCTTCAACGACGCCCGCATTTTCGTGGTGCAGGAGCAGACCATCGCCGTGGGCTCGGGCGCCAAGAGCAGCGTGCCGGTGCAGTTTGTGCTGCAAAACACTGACCTCGATAAGATTAAGGAGGCGCTACCCAGGTTTCTGGCCGCCGCCCGCCAAGACCCGACCTTCCAGAACGTCGATGCCAACCTCAAATTCAACAAGCCCGAGGTGCAGCTCACGTTTGACCGGCTGAAAATCCGCGACCTAGGCCTGACCACGCAGGATGTGGTGGCGGCCGTGCAGGGTGCCTTCGGCGGCCGGCGCATGGCCTACTTCCTGCTCAATGGCCGGCAGTATCAGGTTATCGGGCAGGTAGACCGCAACGCCCGCAGCGCGCCCACCGACATCAGCCGCCTCTACGTAACCAACAGCCGGGGCGAGAGCATTCCGCTCACGGCGGTGGTGCACCAGGTCGAGAATTCGAACCCCAGCACGCTTTTCCACTTCAACCGCCTGAAAGCGGCGACGTTATCGGCGCAGCTGGCCGAGGGCAAAACGGTGGGCGACGGCGTGAAGGCCATGCAGGCCATTGCCGACAAAACGCTGGATGCCAGCTTCTCGACGGCGCTCACCGGCTCGTCGCGCGACTTTGCCGAAAGCTCGGGCAACACGGCTTTCGCCTTTATGCTAGCCCTCGTGCTGATTTACCTGCTGCTGGCGGCGCAGTTCGAGAGCTTCCGCGACCCGCTCACCATCTTGCTCACGGTGCCGCTAGCCCTGGCCGGCGCGCTGCTCAGCCTGTGGCTGATGGGCCAGACGCTCAATATCTTCTCGCAAATCGGGATGATTATGCTCATCGGCCTCGTGACCAAAAACGGCATTCTCATCGTCGAGTTTGCCAACCACCAGCGCGACGCCGGCCTGCCCCTGCGCGAGGCCGTGCGGCTAGCCGCTCAGCAGCGCCTGCGGCCCATTTTGATGACCTCGCTGGCCACGGCGCTGGGCGCCTTGCCCATTGCCCTGAGCCTGGGCGCGGCCAGCACCAGCCGCAAGCCGCTGGGCACCGTTATCGTAGGCGGCATCCTGTTCTCACTAGTGCTCACGCTGTTGGTGATTCCGGCCATCTACACCTTCATTGGCAAGGAGCGCAAGCCGGTAGCGGCTGATGCTGTTCCTATGCCCGAGCCAGCGGAAGTAGTTGCTTAA
- a CDS encoding ABC-F family ATP-binding cassette domain-containing protein gives MNLLSAENISKNYADRWLFQNLNFGLQQGQRIAFVGINGTGKTTLMRVLAGLENPDTGLVTRRQGIRVTYLGQQPVFDESLTVEETIFASQNDTLRAVKAYEHVVNDPDHDPDELQKVMERMDALNAWDYESQVQQILGKLGILGELLQRNVSKLSGGQRKRVALARVLIEEPDVLLLDEPTNHLDLATIEWLENRLNSPSLTLLMVTHDRYFLDKVANEIVELDKGQMYRYQGNYAYFVEKKADREMREATEVEKARQLFKKELEWMRRMPQARGTKQKARIDAFYVTKEKASTNLSKQQLELSVKTTRQGGKIIEAEHLNKKFGDKVVLDDFSYVFKKKDRIGLVGPNGAGKSTLLNMLTGKLQPDSGTVDVGQTTVFGYYTQTELEFDPSQRVIDIVKEVAEVVELANGDVLTASQFLTLFLFPPAQQYTLVSKLSGGEKRRLQLLRVLVKNPNFLILDEPTNDLDLGTLNILEDFLLNFSGCLLIVSHDRYFLDNLAEHLFVLEPGGAVLNFPGNYTDYRDYLAERDELAELEAEEKAAKAARTAAKAVAASPSPAPAPVVAAPPKRRASFAEKKEFEQLGKDIAALEKEKEQLVASLATGHGSRQELIDWPARLQAVDKELDAKGERWLELSDFM, from the coding sequence ATGAATTTGCTATCCGCCGAGAATATCTCGAAGAACTACGCCGACCGCTGGCTATTTCAAAACCTAAACTTTGGGCTGCAACAAGGACAGCGTATAGCCTTTGTGGGCATTAATGGCACCGGTAAAACTACGCTCATGCGCGTGCTGGCCGGGCTGGAAAACCCTGATACTGGCCTGGTTACGCGCCGGCAGGGCATCCGGGTCACGTACCTGGGCCAGCAGCCGGTGTTCGACGAAAGCCTGACGGTGGAGGAAACCATCTTCGCCAGCCAGAACGACACACTGCGCGCCGTGAAGGCCTACGAGCACGTCGTGAACGACCCCGACCACGACCCCGACGAACTGCAAAAGGTGATGGAGCGCATGGATGCCCTCAACGCCTGGGACTACGAAAGCCAGGTGCAACAGATTTTGGGTAAGCTTGGCATCCTGGGCGAGCTGCTACAGCGCAACGTGAGCAAGCTGAGCGGCGGGCAGCGCAAGCGCGTGGCCCTGGCCAGGGTGCTTATCGAAGAGCCCGACGTGCTGCTGCTCGACGAGCCCACCAACCACCTCGACCTGGCCACTATCGAGTGGCTCGAAAACCGCCTCAACTCGCCCAGCCTCACGCTGCTGATGGTGACCCACGACCGGTACTTTCTGGACAAAGTAGCCAACGAGATTGTGGAGCTCGACAAGGGCCAGATGTACCGCTACCAGGGCAACTACGCCTACTTCGTGGAGAAAAAGGCCGACCGCGAAATGCGCGAAGCCACTGAAGTAGAGAAGGCGCGCCAACTCTTCAAAAAGGAGCTGGAGTGGATGCGCCGCATGCCCCAGGCGCGCGGCACCAAGCAGAAGGCCCGCATCGACGCTTTCTACGTGACCAAGGAAAAGGCCAGCACCAACCTTAGCAAACAGCAGCTGGAGCTGAGCGTGAAAACCACCCGCCAGGGCGGCAAAATCATCGAAGCCGAGCACTTGAACAAGAAGTTTGGCGATAAGGTGGTGCTCGATGATTTCAGCTACGTCTTTAAAAAGAAGGACCGCATCGGGCTGGTCGGGCCCAACGGCGCGGGCAAGAGCACGCTGCTCAACATGCTGACCGGCAAGCTTCAGCCCGACAGCGGCACCGTGGACGTGGGCCAAACCACCGTGTTCGGCTACTATACCCAGACGGAGTTGGAATTTGACCCCAGCCAGCGCGTAATCGACATCGTGAAGGAAGTGGCCGAAGTGGTGGAGCTGGCCAACGGCGACGTGCTCACGGCCAGCCAGTTCCTGACGCTTTTCCTCTTTCCGCCGGCCCAGCAGTATACGCTGGTGAGCAAGCTGAGCGGCGGCGAAAAGCGCCGCCTGCAGCTGCTGCGCGTGCTGGTGAAAAACCCCAACTTCCTCATTCTTGACGAGCCCACCAACGACCTGGACCTGGGCACGCTCAATATTCTGGAAGACTTCCTGCTGAATTTTTCGGGCTGCCTGCTCATCGTGAGTCACGACCGGTATTTCCTCGACAACCTGGCCGAGCACCTGTTTGTGCTGGAGCCGGGCGGGGCCGTGCTCAACTTCCCCGGCAACTACACCGACTACCGCGACTACCTGGCCGAGCGCGACGAGCTGGCCGAGCTCGAAGCCGAGGAGAAAGCCGCCAAGGCCGCCCGCACCGCCGCCAAAGCGGTGGCGGCTAGCCCCAGCCCCGCGCCGGCCCCGGTAGTGGCCGCGCCGCCCAAGCGCCGCGCCAGCTTTGCCGAGAAGAAGGAGTTTGAACAGTTAGGGAAAGATATTGCGGCCCTCGAAAAGGAAAAGGAGCAGCTCGTGGCTAGCCTGGCCACCGGCCACGGCTCGCGCCAGGAATTGATTGACTGGCCGGCCCGTCTGCAAGCCGTTGATAAAGAACTCGATGCCAAAGGTGAGCGCTGGCTGGAGCTGAGCGACTTCATGTAG
- a CDS encoding zinc-dependent peptidase: protein MSLSYFLAGAALLAVLFFFYRYLTADARRRRAALAMPFPTAWRTLLTENVAFYDGLEGREKTRFEQAMQLFLARTRLTGVQTEVDDLTRVLTAAAAVIPVFGFPGWEYPTLHEVLIVPDAWQLETRPDQEMKPLQGTLLGSVQSFQTSQYMRLSRAALVQGFADAEDKHNVGVHEFAHLVDEADGQIDGVPGAGLPPALRQPWAAVMQRELAAIRAGHSDIDAYGGTNEAEFFAVVNEYFFERPEKLQEHHPELFDLLAQALRQHPEQTLTAHGRHLDPRQWLRQLRAKKKVLGRNSPCPCGSGQKYKDCHLSQAA, encoded by the coding sequence ATGTCGCTTTCGTATTTTCTGGCTGGCGCCGCGCTGCTGGCTGTGCTTTTCTTTTTTTACCGCTACCTCACGGCCGATGCCCGTCGGCGCCGGGCGGCGTTAGCCATGCCGTTTCCAACCGCTTGGCGCACGCTTCTCACGGAGAACGTGGCCTTTTACGACGGCCTGGAGGGGCGCGAAAAAACCCGCTTCGAGCAGGCCATGCAGCTGTTTCTGGCCCGCACACGCCTCACCGGCGTGCAAACCGAGGTCGATGACCTTACGCGCGTGCTCACGGCGGCGGCGGCCGTCATTCCGGTATTTGGCTTTCCGGGCTGGGAATACCCGACGCTGCACGAAGTGCTGATAGTGCCCGATGCCTGGCAGCTCGAAACCCGCCCCGACCAGGAAATGAAACCCTTGCAAGGCACCCTGCTAGGGTCGGTGCAAAGCTTCCAGACCTCGCAGTACATGCGCCTGAGCCGGGCGGCCCTGGTGCAGGGCTTTGCCGACGCCGAAGACAAGCACAACGTGGGCGTGCACGAATTTGCCCACCTCGTAGACGAAGCCGACGGGCAGATTGACGGCGTGCCCGGCGCGGGCCTGCCACCCGCCCTGCGCCAGCCCTGGGCCGCAGTGATGCAGCGCGAGCTGGCCGCCATCCGGGCCGGCCACTCCGATATCGATGCCTACGGTGGCACCAACGAAGCTGAGTTTTTTGCGGTGGTGAACGAGTATTTCTTCGAGCGGCCCGAAAAGCTCCAGGAGCATCACCCCGAGCTATTCGACCTGCTGGCCCAGGCCCTGCGCCAGCACCCCGAGCAGACGCTGACCGCCCACGGCCGCCACCTCGACCCGCGCCAGTGGCTGCGCCAGCTGCGCGCCAAAAAGAAAGTGCTGGGCCGCAACTCGCCCTGCCCCTGCGGCTCGGGCCAGAAGTATAAGGACTGCCACCTAAGCCAGGCGGCCTAG
- a CDS encoding S9 family peptidase — MKTLTIWLALLLALAGAPYPGAAQQATVPLIDRELLFGDPEVSGAQLSPDGKFLSFIKPYNGTRNIWVKGLSEPFAKARPMTNDQARPVRSYSWSRDGRYLLYAQDKGGDENFNIYAVDPAAALPAGQVVPTARDLTGLKGVRVVIYHAPLNDPNALFIGLNDRDKAWHDLYKLNLATGEKTLVRQNNDRLTGWVFDWQDQLRLASRSNPDGSTEWLRVAGDQLTPFYRTTLNEESNVVGFAPDNQHIYLTTNKGEARDRSEIMLFDPATGQESIFAADPLHRVDAGELVLSEKTHQPVFLDFTDDRLRRVWLDKGFEQDFKAVAAQLPGLEVYPASHTTDERLWLLNASDATHPTTAYLFDRQTKKLTQQYQTRPLLLPATLAPMTVVRYKSSDGLEIPAYLTLPKGVPAKNLPVVIFPHGGPWGRDAYGFNVFHQFLANRGYAVLSPNFRASTGYGKKFLNAGNNEWGQKMQDDLTWGVKYLVAQGIADPKRVGIMGGSYGGYATLAGVAFTPDLYAAGVAIVAPSNLMTLLNSIPAYWEPIRKQFYERMGDPGTEAGRAQLKRQSPLNSADKIKTPLMVVQGANDPRVNKAEADQIVVALRDRNYPVQYLLAPDEGHGFARPVNNLAMIAASEKFLAQYLHGRYQASLTPAVEKRLAEITVDPKTVALAAPGVAGK, encoded by the coding sequence ATGAAAACACTTACAATCTGGCTAGCCCTGCTGCTGGCCTTGGCCGGTGCGCCGTACCCTGGCGCGGCCCAGCAAGCCACCGTGCCGCTCATCGACCGCGAGCTGCTGTTTGGCGACCCCGAGGTGTCGGGCGCGCAGCTCTCGCCCGACGGCAAGTTTCTGTCGTTTATCAAGCCGTATAATGGCACGCGCAACATCTGGGTGAAGGGCCTGAGCGAACCCTTTGCCAAGGCCCGGCCCATGACCAACGACCAGGCCCGGCCGGTGCGCAGCTACTCGTGGAGCCGCGATGGCAGGTATCTGCTGTATGCGCAGGACAAGGGCGGCGACGAGAATTTCAATATCTACGCCGTGGACCCGGCCGCCGCGCTGCCCGCCGGCCAGGTTGTGCCCACTGCCCGCGACCTGACTGGCCTGAAGGGCGTGCGGGTCGTCATCTACCACGCGCCGCTCAATGACCCTAACGCGCTGTTTATCGGCCTCAACGACCGCGACAAGGCTTGGCACGACTTGTATAAATTGAACCTGGCCACTGGCGAAAAAACGCTGGTGCGCCAGAACAACGACCGCCTCACGGGCTGGGTTTTCGACTGGCAGGACCAGCTGCGGCTAGCCTCGCGCTCGAACCCCGATGGCAGCACCGAGTGGCTGCGCGTGGCCGGCGACCAGCTCACGCCCTTCTACCGCACCACGCTCAATGAGGAAAGCAACGTGGTGGGCTTCGCGCCCGATAACCAGCATATTTACTTGACTACCAATAAAGGGGAGGCCCGCGACCGCTCGGAAATCATGCTCTTTGACCCGGCCACGGGCCAGGAAAGCATATTTGCCGCCGACCCGCTGCACCGCGTGGATGCCGGCGAGCTGGTGCTATCGGAGAAGACGCACCAGCCGGTTTTTCTTGACTTCACCGACGACCGGCTGCGGCGCGTGTGGCTCGACAAAGGTTTCGAGCAGGATTTCAAAGCCGTGGCGGCCCAGCTGCCGGGCCTTGAGGTGTACCCGGCGTCGCACACCACCGACGAGCGTTTGTGGCTGCTCAATGCCAGCGACGCCACCCATCCCACCACGGCCTATCTATTTGACCGCCAGACTAAAAAACTCACCCAGCAGTACCAGACCCGGCCACTGCTGCTACCCGCCACGCTAGCCCCCATGACGGTGGTGCGCTACAAGTCGTCGGACGGCCTGGAGATTCCGGCCTACCTGACCCTGCCCAAGGGCGTGCCGGCCAAGAACTTGCCGGTCGTCATTTTCCCGCACGGCGGGCCGTGGGGGCGCGATGCCTACGGCTTCAATGTTTTCCACCAGTTTCTGGCCAACCGGGGCTACGCGGTGCTCTCGCCCAATTTTCGGGCTAGCACCGGCTACGGCAAGAAATTCCTGAACGCCGGCAACAACGAGTGGGGCCAGAAAATGCAGGACGACCTGACCTGGGGCGTGAAATACCTGGTGGCCCAGGGCATTGCCGACCCGAAGCGGGTGGGCATCATGGGCGGCTCGTATGGCGGCTACGCCACCCTAGCGGGCGTGGCCTTCACGCCCGACCTCTACGCGGCGGGCGTGGCCATCGTAGCGCCATCCAATTTGATGACGCTGCTCAACTCGATTCCGGCTTATTGGGAGCCGATTCGCAAGCAATTTTATGAGCGCATGGGCGACCCCGGTACCGAGGCCGGCCGAGCCCAGCTCAAGCGCCAGTCGCCCCTCAACTCGGCCGATAAAATAAAAACGCCGCTCATGGTGGTGCAGGGCGCCAACGACCCGCGCGTGAACAAGGCCGAGGCCGACCAGATTGTGGTGGCCCTGCGCGACCGCAACTACCCCGTGCAGTACCTGCTGGCCCCCGACGAAGGCCACGGCTTTGCCCGCCCCGTGAACAACCTGGCGATGATTGCGGCCTCCGAGAAATTCCTGGCCCAGTATCTGCACGGCCGCTACCAGGCCAGCCTGACGCCCGCCGTGGAAAAGCGCTTAGCCGAGATTACGGTAGACCCTAAAACCGTAGCGCTGGCCGCACCGGGCGTGGCGGGCAAGTAG
- a CDS encoding nuclear transport factor 2 family protein: MKASLPLLAAATLLAFGAGSTSVPAAPRPAAAGPTTMAALYQQFADALQQQDMAKATACLAKNVRLLGTTSALSGRDSLSTYWLKDSFSTTTNLKLTPLRSGGDAMMGYTTGYFSADLKPTAAYPAGGSVRGSYMLQSHKQGTTWQISYVHVAQVPVKANK, from the coding sequence ATGAAAGCTTCCCTACCCCTCCTGGCTGCGGCCACGCTCCTGGCATTTGGCGCCGGCAGCACCAGCGTACCTGCCGCTCCTCGCCCCGCCGCGGCCGGGCCAACCACGATGGCCGCCTTGTATCAACAGTTTGCCGATGCCTTGCAGCAGCAGGATATGGCCAAAGCCACCGCCTGCCTGGCAAAAAATGTGCGGCTGCTCGGCACTACATCTGCGCTAAGCGGCCGGGACTCGCTCAGCACTTACTGGCTTAAGGATTCATTCAGCACCACCACCAATCTGAAACTTACCCCTTTGCGCTCGGGCGGCGATGCAATGATGGGCTACACTACGGGCTACTTCTCCGCCGACCTCAAACCAACAGCGGCCTACCCGGCAGGTGGCTCAGTGCGCGGCTCGTACATGTTACAGAGCCATAAGCAGGGCACTACCTGGCAGATTTCGTACGTGCACGTAGCCCAAGTACCTGTTAAGGCCAATAAGTAA